GATAACCCCAAGGAAAGGAAATGTGCGGATCTAAACATCGTCGGAGAGAGGTGCAGATCTACACACCGGCGACGAGAGGTGCGACGGTGACGTCGACCATAACGACAACATATTCTTACTTTGATTCCAAAACTCCAAAAGGATGGTTTGACATGCGGTCACTAAGAAAATAGAACGATTATTAACTGAACAAATGATTTCAAATACAATGGAGAGTATTTAGCTGATTGAAAAGTCAAATAGTAAGATGTGTATATTAGAATTTCGAAAATTCCTTCTGTTCGTGGCTGATTTGCAGATTTGCATGAGGTTGAAGAAGATGTGGGGAAAATATATGGTGTGGACAGGTCATGGTAAAATCTGTGCACCTATTTAATCTTATGGTTAGAAAAAACTTTCTCGTGGTGAGAAACTCTTTCCctcacccaccctaaatgccaccacATTATGTTACCATCTCTTTTCATTACAGAGGTTTTTCAGCGTGTAACTGATGACGGTTGTCCAAAACCTGTGAACCATTTAAGAGTTGTCAAGTGCATTGAACACATATGTGAGTATGGTTATAATTATCGCCCTGATTTTGCATCCCAGATTCCAGAGAGTACAAAAATGCCCCGTAAAAGAGAATGAGTTATTATCCAAGAAGCTTAAAAATAAGGTGGCATTTACAATGCACAAGACACAAATTTGTGCATCATGCACAAATTGTTTGATGAATGAATAATAgccattgatatattattaatttaaaggaACGGCCCAGATTTTATGATGGCAACCTTCTCTTAACTTATTGGTGTTAAACATATCACAATAAATTTGACCTCACAAAGAATATTTTATGTACATAATTCCATCCCTACATACCATTGAAAATTCCTATTTTATCCTCTTACCATTTGATTTCATATGCAGTCTACACTCAATCCTGTTTTTTCATCACCATCTTTCGACAACAACCTCTCATATCCTTTTCCTGTCTTTCTCTTCCAGATCTagctttaatttaattttgaattttgagttttaaattatattctttttcCTATGccctatttaaattttaacaaaatcaaaataattgttctACTTCCACACATTCAACAGAAGAGGAGCATTTTGAAGAGAGAGACCACCACTCACTTATGACCCATAAATCTATAGCTTTGAAAGAGGTGGAAGAATAATCCGTCAATGTTGAAGAGAGTGAATAAAGAAAAGATGTgagttgtttgatttgtttgtagAGATGACATTGCAAAAGGGCTTATCGGTTcagatttgaaaaagaaataaattattcaacCTTCAAAAGTGGGAAATGGAATAAAATCGAACACATTTATTCATTGATGATGATCTTTTTAGAGTTAATGGACAAAACGATTTTGCTGGTGAAATGAATGCATATctgaaaatatgaagaaaatagaGGCATACAGATTGTTTTTCAAAGCAGAGGTGTATATGAAAACTGGAAAATTAATTAGAGAAACAAATATCTGATATTCTgcattaatatattaaaatatgatttgggatttttttagttttttaactagCAGGTGATCAACTGCCAGCTGTCCTTCCAAACCATATTTGTGTATCATGCATAAATTTGTGTCTTGTGCATTGTAAATACCacctaaaaataaatgtgaaatATACCTTATGATAGAATATTTCAAAAGATGTCATCTAAATATTGTATGGATACccaaaaaagttattattttttcttttcctaacttcagGAACCTTTCATTTATGATTATATATGTACTTTAAAGTGATGATAAGACAACCGAAGAGTATTATTTATATttccttcttctctctcttaattttaAGAGTATCACGATGGCATCCAATTGAGGAATATCACACCTTATTTTCAGTCCAACAACCTATAAGAATGACTTTGATAGTTAGGtcgaaaatattttttttatcttactttaaatcctatttttattttcatgtcataatattattatacttatcattttcaaactcttcaatttatttttctcttaccTTTTAATGACATCTAATAGTAGCCAATTTTGCTTTTCTAAACTTGCGATTTACTCTAGTCTCTAGCCCACGTGTATATTTGTTGACTAAAATTCCCCAAAGTGTATTCAACAACCACTGAGATAATTATTCcattgaaattcaaaatttcgATCGTGTTTTTTGAAGATCAATTGatcaaatatttataaagatGAATCACGaaaatatctttttctattttacttttttacgGGATCACCAAAACACTTTGTTTCTATATTTTAGACCATCGGATTGTCTAAATTAAATGGCTGAGATTTAATGTAAGTTTTTTGACTTTCATCTGGTGTCAATGGATCCTAACtctaaaataaatagatatttcaATTGTTTGTTGGTTAATGGAgggaaattattatttttttgtgactAAACGGAGGCGTACTTAATGATATTTGGATCTGTAGATATCGATATCTATTAATTagtaaattacaaaaaatacaatattgcttaaatataaaaattatcaacatCAAAGAAATCCTAACATAATTTCCtaatatgtattatttttttcattaaaaaatttattttaaaatttaaagtataaaatataaagtattaatatttttatgtttaatactcttttttgtaacaaaagagaatgaataaattttatgtaatctttttttttttttattaaattaaacttatatcatttcatttctCACAATATGGGAAATACAAGATGGAATCAACTCGAAAACTTGATGATTAGCGTTATATTGTGACGCCCTTGCTAATCAATGAGCAACATAATTAGCTTGTCTCCTAACAAAATTTATCTCAAAGTTTGGATATTGAATTAAAAGTGACCTACATAGGCTTAATAAATTGCCGAATTCAGACTGACTCACCGATCTATCACCAATGTCGTCTACCACTAGCTTGCAATCCAGCTCAATTGACACTTTTGATAACCCCAACTCACCAAGCCAAATTATAGCTTCCTTCAACCCAATTGCTTATGCTTCCATTGGAGGTTGACTTCCTTCAAACCATTTGGTTAGCGCTTTGATAAAATGTTCCCGAGTGTCTCAAATACACATTCCAATACCAAAACGCCATTGATCATAGAAAATGGCAGCGTCCACATTACACTTCACATAACCCTTTGCTGGTGGTTTCCAATTCGTATCCGTAACAATCTGTTGTACAGCAGGAGTTGCCTTGTTGACTCGAACAGATAGCCATTCCCTTAACGTGTCCCGCGCTAGCTGAATGGATATGTGTGGCTCCTTCACCTCGTCATGCCACACCTTTTCGTTACATCTCCGCCATAGACACCACATGATCATGATGATATATGTCACCGCATCTTTGGATAACCTGcagaaaattgaaaagaacAGGTCTGCAAAATCAGCTGCATTGTTGACAGAACCAGCAATTGTTTCCCACAGTCCCGCTTCCATCCAGATTTGTTTTGCTTTCCCACATCCGACAAAAATGTGCCATTCATAATTAATGTTAATCTTTGGATATATATAACACGTTATAGCTAttcaaaatacaataaaaaaatcacaacaaatACTGTTGGGTAAGAttttggcttcttaaaaaaatatcacgataaatgtttttatgagttaaaaactatttttttaagaaggcaAACTGACTCTTTTAAATTGAAAACGGAGATACTTTAAGATGAGTACACTCTAAGATTCAAACAAACATCACCGGATCATCTCAAGTGGGATTATgagttaaaattatatttaattactacAACAAAGTTGATAAATCGTCTTTCTATGGAAGAACTCCTATGATTTTACCACCACAAGTTGATACTTGACAAGTCAAATCATCAAAGTGATACTTCGctaataaatttttcttttctcaaaaAAGTTTATTCTCTTGTTACGAAGATTTAGACATTCTTAATCAAGAAAATCACAATTGCTTGTGGGGAGGTCTTGTGTTGGAATTTGAAAGTTGATTTTGTATTGATTTATGTCGGACGAAGTGCGGATGTGGTGGAAGGTTGTGGCAGGGGCTGATATGGTTGTTGCTCAATTGATCCTAGTTATGGGTTTTGTTTGCTTGTTGTTTGGAAATCATATTGATGTAGCGGCTTGTGGATGTGGACATATTTTAGTGGTCTTTTAGGTTGGGGGTTGGAGCCATTGTTAATGTTCATGAGAGTTTGTGCGGTTTGATTTGGTCGTTTTACGTAGTTGTTTGGGTGTTGTTGGTAGCTCTTTGTGGGTGATCTATATGGATTTTATTTGCGAGTTTTTATACTCGAACTTTGCTTTGTCTAAATCTCTCTTTTTGGATGTTCCGTATATgtatgacattgttgattagtAAATCTTTTTCACTTGTCTTTGTTCGTTTGAAGAAGAATTTGTTATTAATACTTTTGTCTAGTAAGGACTATATGTGATTATGTTCCcttaattctttaaaattttcatttacctcgtccaaacacactctaaacaTTAAAGTATATAAGTCATCTCATTTATATAGTTGCCTTAACATATACAATATATTACACATGTTTGACAAACCCTTTATATAATACCAAACATCTATTTTTCAATCTAACGTGAGACTATACTCTCTCCTGATATACCAACAATAATATAGTGGTGATATATGTTTTTGCATAGCAACGATGCGGCTTTAAAGTTAACAATTGGTAAGTAATTAATCAGTACCAACAAAAAGAATGAAGACTTTTActtttatttctaaaaactATGGACATTTCATTTTCACACTCTTAAATGAATTATCatcattttgaaattgaaaatgactAGTTTGATCTTTCCCTTTTGTAGAGAGCAACATCAATGTGGGTGAGATCTTAGAGGATACATCCAAATTTCGTGGGACTTACTCACAAGTTACAAGGCAAAAACTACATAATATAGCAGTAATTGGAGGGAGCTTTGTGGTGGTTTAGCAACGTGGTTTCTCTTTTTTCGTTGATAAAACGTTTGGTCCTTTCTTTCTATTTAACTATAGTAATTATAGAGggaatacaaatatttaaaagacTAATGCTAAAAACTATATTCGTGAAAATTCGAGTGAAAATCTCTCACGACATATATCAtagctgttttttttattcaatggttttgtcaaaaaaaaaaaaaaaataacacaaaacgTTACACTTTGTGCTTAAACATATTCTTAGGATGCATTTGATTCGCTAAAAAATGAAAGACAGGACAGAACAATtttagttgtccagtgtttgatttgtaaaactgtttcagtacaggacaaactggaggcaataaacaggacaaaaactcatatttttgtccctcaccaaaccacaacacaactttttgtctcacGTACAAATTgtctaaaatactaaaataacattttgtcccccaaaaatcgtataaaacataaaattactcaatgccataaaatatttgtcatgtgttgttctgccttgtgttgtactgttctattttatactgttctgtccagtacttactgttttgtaaaccaaacacaccctcaATATACAATGGTGaattattctaataaataaCTTTAACATGGTCAAAAAGAAAATCCCTTTACTATCATGAACGGTTAAAAAGTGATGAAAAGTTATGAGTAATTAATGAAAGGTaaaaaatattctattttacTTCATGAAAGGTTAAGAAACTTTACTATCATGAAAggttaagaaattattttttctttttttttcaatagtCTAGTGGGTAGATCACATACTTTTTAAAGTGATTAAGAAACTATTTTATTAATGGAGTGATTGGACTCACATGATTAATGAActtcaccaaataacaaatcGTTCAAAAGAATGCGATTTCAATTTTTGTGTGCAATAACTCTTGATCAGGCCATATTTATTTTACGGCCGAACGTTGAATTACTATGACCCCTTCCCATGAAAATCAGatggttaacaaaaaaaatcattatttataaattactcCATAGAAGAGCATGAACTTTATACACTATAAATATcaaatcatattctattttataCAAGCAAATTAGAAACAAATATGGCCGAAATTCTCAAGTGTTTTTATactatgaatttatttattttcttaattattttacCAGCGAAAATCCGTGGTggtaagccttttttttttttttttttttatccttttcacATTTTCTTCTTTACTTCATAGTTCCGTACATAATATTTGATAATGTTTTAGTAACATTATGTTATCATCTCTTTTCATTACAGAACATATTCAATGTGTAATTGATGACGATTGTCCAAAATCTTTGAACAAGTTATTAATTATCAAGTGCATTAATCATGTATGTCAGTATGTTGGTAATCTCCCTGATTTTGCATCCCAGATCCCAAAGAGTACGAAAATGCCCTACAAAGGAGAATGAGTTATTGTCCAAGaagctaaaataaataaatgtgaaaatatacCTTATGATAGGAGATATTCCAAAAGATGTCATTTAAATATTGTATttgaacccaaaaaaaaaattcttttccAAAGTTCAGGAACCTTTCATTTATGATTATGTAATTTAAAGTGATGATAAAGACAACAAAGTGTATTATTTATATTTCCTTCTTCTCTCTTAATTTTAGAAGTATCACGATGGCAGCAATTGAAGAATATCACACCTTATTTTCAGTCCCGCCACCTATAAGAATGACTTTGATAGTTAGGTCGAAGATGTTTTTGTTACCTTACTTTAAatcctattttaattttcatgtcataatattattatacttatcattttcaaactctttaatttatatttctcttGCCTTTTTTAATGACATCTAATAGTGTTAGAAGCTCTGCTGAGTTTTTTAGAAGTTAAGAATACTATAACGCCTCTACAAAATTATAACTATCCACTACACAATAACAATAAAGAAATCCTAACATAAGTTACCCctctaaattttcaaaaattgcaaaCTGTTCCctattttctaaatttaaaaatttgccaattttttttaaaaattttataaaaatagcccaaaaattataacaatgaaAATTTGAAGATAATTAAGTTGAATCATTTGAGTTGCGTAGAGTTTTTTTtggtggtcggagtttgaaaCCTTGATTTTGcaaatattatacattatccCTACCGATGAGTTGCATAAACTTTTAATTCTAAActctttaaaatttctttttttttaataatctaaATTAGTCCACTCAAATTGACACCAgatctctttaaaatttctaTTTACCACATCTCGTCATTCTTTAAATGTCAATTTATATAACTCATCTCACTTATATAGAATTCAAACATCTATTTTTCTTCCCGATTCATACTCTCTCTTGAAATACCAACAATAATAAGGGATGGAAGTGGCTGATACTTTTGCAGAGCAACGAGGATATAATAGAAGTCTTACAATGAAGTAAAGGATCTTAAATAATTTTAGAGAATGGTCTAACTTGCAGCTTTTAAGTTGACAATTGGTAAGTAATCACTAATCAGTACTAACAAAAAGAATGATAGACTATTAGTTTTATTTCTGAAAAAGATCCAAGAATTTCTCAATTACTTGATACAATAATAAATGCCTTGACATAGATATggtagaaaacaaaaaacatttcattttcataCTCTTAAATGAATTTTCATCATATAGAGGATAAATTGACCCCAAGTGATCCTCTAAACAAAAGTGAAGTCAAATCATTTAGAAATTGAAAGGGACTTTGTTTGATCTATCACTTTTGTAGAGAGCAACATCAATGTGGATGAGATCTTTGAGGATACTTCCAAATTAGGTGTGACCTACTCACAAGTCACATGGCAAAAACTACATTAGTAGTAAACTCTAGTTTTCAAATTGTCTTCAATCGGCAAATCCCTGTATTCATGCAGTCGACACATCAATGGTATTTGTATCAAGAtcaaatgattttaattttaccgtagattttgattttgtttttaaaaactagcacatatatttaaatttaaattgtcCGATCTCGATCAAATGTCCACTGATGTAGCGATTGCATGAATGCATTGATTACCGACGACAGTCAATCCGAAATTTAAACTCTAAACTTGAAGATATATTACTTCCAGAAGAAACGACCGTCCTTGAAAGTACAGCTTCATCATTCATGCATGAATAACTAAAGCAAATAAtacaataaaaacaaagaaagcaaaTTAGAGATGAATGAAGGATAATGAAAGCTACATAGCATGTTATGAGTCCACGTACGTGTGGTTGTATCATATGGCGAGGGTTGCTCTTATAGTATAAATTATTGATTGTCATGGTTTAGAGAAGTCATTTTCTGATGTAGTATAAAACTAAGCACATGAACGTGTATGCATGAATTGCATATTGATGAAGACATGCAATTGATATGATTTTTCATTTGATCGTACCAATAATGCATATTTTATACTCAATAATGAAGTGGGTCTAAGAGTTTTGCAACAAAATCAAGTACTCCTatataacctttttttaatCACCTATTCTGCCATTCCCTCAAGCATTCAATTTTCCAATCAGTTCACAATTCAAAATAATCACAATCAACTCTCCCAGATAATCAATATACATACAAATagagaattgaaagaaaaaaatagcagTTCCTCTTGGAAATAGAGAATTTGGTCATGTTCACCGTGAAATTGGAAATAATACTGATCTGACAACTGGCTAATACTTACACTCCAAGTACCTATCAATCGTTCATGACAAAATGCATGAATAGATGTAAGCATTGGCATAGTGCCTAACATGCCATCTGCTTAATTATTTTGCAGCCATGGAAAATTTTCGTAATAATTAGGTGAAGTCTCATTTTCGTCTCTCACAAAAATAAATCGAAATCAATCGACACCAACACAATACCGACACATAATTACACtggattatgtgatttttttcaaattattaacgaTGTTGGCGAGTCTGTTGTGTGTCGTGTTCGGTTTCTATTTGTGCTTCGTAGATCTGAAAAAACTagttaatcctttttttttttttttttagaattttgtaccAAACTAATTAATCCTATAAAGTAATAATTAGATGAAGTCACACTAACACGTATTTTTTTGTACCAACAAACACCAAAATTTAGTCTCTAACAAATATTACTATATAACACAATTTGATCTCTAATATCAATATGATGAGATCTGATTGGATGCGTTTCTAACTAATATTTTAGGGTCCGTttcatttttagattttatGAGTAAAAGTAATCTTCGATGGACCACTTATATGATCAGTTCCCATTTTTCTAACCTCATATGTATAAGTGGTAAAAAAGTGTAGggtttttctaaaaacaaagaaacaacttttgttattttttctttcttttcatataGTGATGCTTACAAGAATAAGAAAGTGGACTACTTTCTTTAGCGTGTCACAATCAATTtcaccttattttattttaaagataaagAAAACCATCATAATCTATACTCTAGATTATGATGCacaatctttaaattatttcagaaacaaacaaaaataattgacAATAGAATGAATCACCCTCTCAAGTACACACCAATCAGCACTATATATAATGAGTCATTCATGCCCTTAATTCACCAAACCATCCTATCTCACTACaagtttcttttcctttcctcaTCAGAGTAAACACTATGGACAATATGTGTCGattaaaattccaaaatatATCAACACTGACTCAAGGGATGAAAACTCATTCAAATCTAATGAAATTTACACAAATATTCATTTCACTATCTGTGTTTTCCTTCATTTGTTCACCTTCTTCCTTGTTTGTTATCCTTCACtactttaaattatatttctctACTTTTCCTTCTC
Above is a genomic segment from Medicago truncatula cultivar Jemalong A17 chromosome 5, MtrunA17r5.0-ANR, whole genome shotgun sequence containing:
- the LOC11432134 gene encoding uncharacterized protein, whose product is MAEILKDFYAMNLFIFLIILPAKIRGEVFQRVTDDGCPKPVNHLRVVKCIEHICEYGYNYRPDFASQIPESTKMPRKRE
- the LOC112422195 gene encoding uncharacterized protein produces the protein MEAGLWETIAGSVNNAADFADLFFSIFCRLSKDAVTYIIMIMWCLWRRCNEKVWHDEVKEPHISIQLARDTLREWLSVRVNKATPAVQQIVTDTNWKPPAKGYVKCNVDAAIFYDQWRFGIGMCI
- the LOC11435503 gene encoding uncharacterized protein, whose product is MAEILKCFYTMNLFIFLIILPAKIRGEHIQCVIDDDCPKSLNKLLIIKCINHVCQYVGNLPDFASQIPKSTKMPYKGE